Proteins found in one Pseudoxanthomonas sp. SL93 genomic segment:
- a CDS encoding MlaE family lipid ABC transporter permease subunit codes for MTPTPARPQYETDQADPTRVRLAGDWTLASALVVAEELRGLPEAVTRIDATAIGRIDSTGVLQLLRFAKRRGLELDSIDFREDHRALVSTIEDVADDRPPRKRDYGFLAALSRLGYQVQENGREIVSLLSFTGENLVKLVRMAKEPRRFRATATVSHMETVGLDAVPLVILLSYLVGAVIAFLGSTILRDFGAEIYVVELVSIAFLREFAVLLTAIVLAGRTASAFTAQIGAMKSREEIDAIRTLGLDPIDLLVIPRLIALLVMLPLLTFIAMMAGLAGGVTVGAFDLGIPPQMYLARMHETMEVRHFLVGMSKAPIFALIIGLIGCLEGLQVEGTAQSVGERTTSSVVQTISLVIIIDALAALWFMNMDW; via the coding sequence ATGACCCCCACCCCTGCCCGCCCGCAGTACGAAACCGATCAGGCTGACCCCACGCGGGTACGGCTGGCGGGCGACTGGACGCTGGCCAGCGCGCTGGTCGTGGCGGAGGAATTGCGCGGCCTGCCTGAAGCGGTCACGCGCATCGATGCGACCGCCATCGGCCGCATCGATTCCACCGGAGTGTTGCAATTGCTGCGCTTCGCCAAGCGGCGCGGGCTGGAACTGGACAGCATCGATTTCCGCGAAGACCACCGCGCGCTGGTCAGCACGATTGAAGACGTCGCCGACGACCGCCCACCGCGCAAGCGGGACTATGGCTTCCTGGCCGCGCTGTCGCGCCTGGGCTACCAGGTGCAGGAAAACGGCAGGGAGATCGTCTCGCTGCTCAGCTTCACCGGCGAGAACCTGGTCAAGCTGGTGCGCATGGCGAAGGAGCCACGCCGCTTCCGCGCCACCGCCACGGTTTCGCACATGGAAACCGTCGGCCTGGATGCCGTGCCGCTGGTGATCCTGCTGTCCTACCTGGTCGGCGCGGTGATCGCCTTCCTCGGCTCCACCATCCTGCGCGATTTCGGCGCCGAGATTTACGTGGTGGAACTGGTCAGCATCGCCTTCCTGCGCGAGTTCGCCGTGCTGTTGACCGCCATCGTGCTGGCTGGTCGCACGGCCAGCGCCTTCACCGCGCAGATCGGCGCGATGAAGAGCCGCGAGGAGATCGATGCGATCCGCACGCTGGGCCTGGACCCGATCGACCTGCTGGTGATCCCGCGCCTGATCGCGCTGCTGGTCATGCTGCCACTGCTGACCTTCATCGCGATGATGGCCGGCCTGGCCGGCGGCGTCACCGTGGGCGCGTTCGACCTGGGCATCCCACCGCAGATGTACCTGGCGCGCATGCACGAGACGATGGAAGTCCGGCACTTCCTGGTCGGCATGTCGAAGGCGCCCATCTTCGCGCTGATCATCGGCCTGATCGGCTGCCTGGAAGGCCTGCAGGTGGAAGGCACCGCGCAATCGGTCGGCGAACGCACCACGTCCAGCGTGGTGCAGACGATCTCGCTGGTGATCATCATCGACGCCCTGGCGGCGTTGTGGTTCATGAACATGGATTGGTGA
- a CDS encoding DMT family transporter: MGIGEALALGSAATWAVGVILARQLGAYLPPLALNLLKNTLVLGVLAPVTLLLHWGDWPVLPTQDLAIVLASGVIGIALADTLYFRALNELGAGRMGIIGNLYSPLVLLLGFVFLDERLGPAQWVGFGLVGLGVLLVSRPPGEWKTHPQHTVRGIVIGMLAIALMAVAVVMVKRILEAQPLLWVTMVRLAGAVSGLLALAAWPAMRARMRFDPRAVPWHRLVMAALIGQGLSMVFWLGGYKYTSASVAAILNESASVFLVVLAAVWLREPLGRRAFAGVLLTFSGIACMLLGRAMP, from the coding sequence ATGGGTATCGGTGAGGCACTCGCGCTGGGCAGCGCAGCCACGTGGGCCGTGGGCGTGATCCTGGCGCGTCAGTTGGGTGCGTACCTGCCGCCGCTGGCGCTCAACCTGCTGAAGAACACGCTGGTGCTGGGCGTGCTGGCCCCGGTGACCCTGCTGCTGCACTGGGGCGACTGGCCGGTGCTGCCCACGCAGGATCTGGCCATCGTGCTCGCCAGCGGCGTGATCGGCATTGCATTGGCCGACACGCTGTACTTCCGCGCCCTCAACGAACTGGGGGCCGGCCGGATGGGCATCATCGGCAACCTCTACAGCCCGCTGGTGCTGCTGCTCGGCTTTGTTTTCCTGGACGAACGCCTGGGTCCCGCGCAATGGGTCGGTTTCGGCCTCGTCGGGCTGGGCGTGCTGCTGGTCAGCCGGCCACCCGGGGAATGGAAGACACACCCGCAACACACCGTGCGCGGCATCGTCATCGGCATGCTGGCCATCGCCCTGATGGCGGTCGCGGTGGTCATGGTGAAGCGCATCCTGGAAGCCCAGCCACTGCTGTGGGTAACGATGGTCCGGCTGGCGGGCGCCGTCAGCGGCCTGCTGGCGCTGGCCGCATGGCCTGCCATGCGGGCGCGTATGCGGTTCGATCCCCGCGCGGTGCCATGGCACCGGCTGGTGATGGCGGCACTGATCGGGCAGGGGTTGTCGATGGTGTTCTGGCTGGGCGGCTACAAGTACACGTCCGCGTCGGTGGCCGCCATCCTCAATGAGAGCGCGTCCGTGTTCCTGGTGGTGCTGGCGGCGGTGTGGCTGCGCGAACCGCTGGGACGACGGGCGTTTGCTGGCGTGCTGCTCACGTTCAGTGGCATAGCCTGTATGCTCCTTGGCCGAGCGATGCCATGA